A section of the Amblyomma americanum isolate KBUSLIRL-KWMA chromosome 2, ASM5285725v1, whole genome shotgun sequence genome encodes:
- the LOC144120977 gene encoding uncharacterized protein LOC144120977: MLQPSDLLENKRKAEGILQELESTAATKKKLDFIGSCDDCPLDGTDGRRADDSAFSIVSLDSFNELLRAVKCRVCGGDVHVSKGNREYGLAVKLSLVCVNCGDTASAWSSPRAEGSQKINPFAVNILAARAMQSTGNRRTALNDVFAAMNISHRGLHTKTWQSYVKSKLTPAATRAAEEVLKDSANSVRQLYRELNLDNPGNISVSFDGSWMTRGHSSRIGVGAVIELFTGLVLDYVVFSNFCAGCERGPKDDDPSYQAWSDSHLCQKNTDKKSGEMEVQAGLVLFERSWEKHGLRYTTVLSDGDSRTFLALQESSVYGYIKIQKEDCTNHVQKRMGTALRNAIAKHKGNAKESLSGKGKLTGDLVTKLTSYYSWALKSHAGDIGAMHKAVMATYYHVTSNDSAANHTLCPTGPNSWCRQNAAAAKGEPAPKHRYNLPPHVCKALFPIYERLGDPKLLQRCLRGKTQNNNESLHSLIWSLAPKERHASLFSVQAAVAEAVVRFNAGNLKASFQILSELSMNPGQHNIRRMTEKDRRRTAESARKRASTETMHQALKKRHSSQTKQSDYMPGAY; encoded by the coding sequence ATGCTGCAGCCTTCGGACTTGCTTGAAAATAAGCGAAAAGCGGAAGGAATTCTGCAGGAGCTGGAATCGACTGCAGCGACGAAGAAAAAGCTTGATTTCATCGGAAGCTGTGACGACTGTCCCCTTGACGGTACAGACGGTCGCCGTGCGGACGATAGTGCTTTCTCTATTGTGAGTTTAGACTCCTTCAACGAACTGTTGCGTGCCGTGAAGTGTAGAGTGTGTGGCGGAGATGTGCACGTTTCTAAAGGGAATCGCGAGTATGGTTTAGCGGTGAAATTGTCCCTCGTGTGTGTGAATTGCGGAGACACTGCGTCGGCATGGAGCTCGCCACGCGCGGAAGGCAGCCAAAAGATAAATCCGTTTGCCGTAAACATTCTTGCTGCACGCGCGATGCAAAGTACCGGAAATAGGCGAACCGCGCTAAATGATGTGTTTGCTGCGATGAATATATCGCATCGTGGCCTGCACACGAAAACGTGGCAGAGCTATGTGAAAAGCAAGCTGACGCCCGCAGCAACACGCGCAGCCGAAGAAGTGTTGAAGGACAGCGCAAATTCTGTTCGGCAGCTCTACCGCGAGCTGAACCTTGACAACCCCGGAAACATTTCCGTCTCTTTTGATGGTTCGTGGATGACTCGGGGTCATTCATCCCGCATCGGTGTCGGTGCAGTGATTGAACTTTTTACTGGGCTCGTCCTGGATTACGTTGTGTTTAGCAATTTCTGTGCCGGGTGCGAGCGCGGGCCTAAGGACGACGACCCGTCCTATCAAGCATGGAGTGACAGCCACTTGTGCCAAAAAAACACGGACAAAAAGTCCGGTGAAATGGAAGTACAGGCAGGACTTGTGTTATTCGAAAGGTCATGGGAAAAACATGGCCTTAGATACACAACTGTCCTTTCAGATGGCGATAGCCgcacatttcttgcactgcaagaATCGTCTGTGTATGGCTatataaaaatacaaaaagaagacTGCACGAACCATGTGCAGAAGCGAATGGGCACGGCTCTGCGCAATGCAATTGCCAAGCATAAAGGCAATGCAAAAGAGAGCCTTAGTGGCAAAGGAAAGCTAACAGGCGACCTTGTCACTAAGTTGACATCATATTACAGCTGGGCCCTGAAATCCCATGCTGGAGATATTGGAGCCATGCACAAGGCCGTGATGGCGACATACTATCATGTAACATCAAATGATAGTGCAGCGAACCACACTTTGTGCCCAACAGGCCCAAACTCATGGTGCCGCCAGAACGCTGCTGCAGCCAAGGGCGAGCCCGCTCCCAAGCACAGGTATAATTTGCCGCCACATGTGTGCAAAGCACTTTTCCCCATATATGAGCGCTTGGGAGACCCAAAGCTACTGCAGCGTTGCTTGCGTGGCAAAACTCAAAATAATAATGAAAGCCTGCACTCGCTGATATGGTCGCTTGCACCAAAGGAGAGACATGCTTCACTGTTTTCAGTTCAAGCAGCCGTTGCAGAGGCTGTTGTCCGCTTCAATGCGGGAAACCTGAAGGCATCTTTCCAAATACTGAGCGAGCTCAGTATGAACCCTGGCCAACATAATATCAGGAGGATGACCGAGAAAGACAGGCGCCGGACAGCAGAATCTGCACGCAAGCGTGCCTCTACTGAAACCATGCATCAGGCACTGAAAAAGCGCCATTCTAGTCAAACCAAGCAGTCTGACTACATGCCTGGTGCTTATTAG